A region from the Stutzerimonas stutzeri genome encodes:
- a CDS encoding ABC transporter substrate-binding protein: protein MNAITRLATVISLASLLPVSAMAADSKGTVEVVHWWTSGGEAAAVNVLRDLVNEAGYTWKDGAVAGGAGSAAMTVLKTRVVSGNPPGAAQIKGPDLQEWGALDLLSPLDEVAEANNWDQLLSKTVSDTMKYDGHYVAVPVNIHRVNWLWINPKVFEKAGIEKAPTTLEELYAAGDKLKAAGFVPIAHGGQPWQDSTVFEGLVLGIMGPDGFHKAFVEHDKATLTSPQMTEVFAALKKLSTYMDDNRAGRDWNLATAMVIDGKAGMQIMGDWAKSEWTASDKVAGKDYQCVPMPGTAGSYTYNIDSIAMFKLKDEGDIAAQHALARIALEPKFQYVFNKNKGSIPVRSDLDMSEFDSCAQASMDDFKEADKNGNLEPSMAHSMATNLAVQGAIFDVVSNFMSEKNADPSKAGAQLYAAIKSAQ, encoded by the coding sequence ATGAACGCGATTACTCGCCTCGCCACTGTCATTTCTCTTGCTTCGTTGCTTCCTGTTTCCGCGATGGCCGCTGATTCGAAGGGCACCGTGGAAGTTGTCCACTGGTGGACCTCCGGCGGAGAAGCCGCCGCGGTAAACGTCTTGCGCGATCTGGTCAACGAGGCCGGCTACACCTGGAAGGATGGCGCCGTCGCCGGCGGCGCAGGTTCGGCGGCCATGACCGTACTGAAGACCCGCGTTGTATCGGGCAACCCGCCGGGCGCCGCGCAGATCAAGGGGCCTGATCTGCAGGAGTGGGGCGCTCTCGACCTGCTGAGCCCGCTCGACGAGGTGGCCGAGGCCAATAACTGGGACCAGCTGCTGTCGAAGACCGTCTCCGACACCATGAAGTACGACGGCCACTACGTGGCGGTGCCGGTGAATATCCATCGCGTCAACTGGTTGTGGATCAATCCGAAGGTATTCGAGAAGGCCGGTATCGAGAAGGCGCCCACTACGCTCGAAGAGCTCTACGCCGCTGGCGACAAGCTCAAAGCGGCCGGCTTCGTTCCTATCGCGCATGGCGGTCAGCCATGGCAGGACAGCACCGTCTTCGAAGGCCTGGTGCTGGGCATCATGGGGCCGGATGGCTTTCACAAGGCGTTCGTCGAACATGACAAGGCGACCCTGACCAGCCCGCAAATGACCGAAGTATTCGCCGCCCTGAAAAAACTCTCCACCTACATGGACGACAACCGTGCCGGTCGCGACTGGAACCTCGCCACTGCGATGGTGATCGACGGCAAGGCCGGGATGCAGATCATGGGTGACTGGGCGAAAAGCGAATGGACGGCTTCCGACAAGGTGGCCGGCAAGGACTACCAGTGCGTCCCCATGCCCGGCACCGCTGGCAGCTACACCTACAACATCGATTCCATCGCCATGTTCAAGCTCAAGGACGAAGGCGACATCGCCGCGCAGCACGCCTTGGCCAGGATCGCGCTGGAGCCCAAGTTCCAGTACGTATTCAACAAGAACAAGGGGTCGATTCCGGTACGTTCCGATCTGGACATGAGCGAATTCGACAGCTGCGCCCAGGCCTCCATGGATGACTTCAAGGAAGCCGACAAGAACGGCAACCTGGAGCCGAGCATGGCGCACAGCATGGCCACGAACCTCGCGGTGCAAGGCGCCATCTTCGATGTGGTGTCCAACTTCATGAGCGAAAAGAACGCCGACCCGAGCAAAGCCGGCGCGCAGCTCTACGCGGCGATCAAGTCCGCACAGTAG